DNA sequence from the Parascardovia denticolens DSM 10105 = JCM 12538 genome:
GCTCTGGTTGAAACTTGGAGCCTCAGAAATCCGTACAGATCGAGGGATCGTGGTCTTCAACACGATATCTTTATAGTGCTGTTTGATTTCGTCATAGACCTCTCGGCTCAAGAGAGTTCTCTTATCGAACATCGTCACAATCATCGTGGAAATAATCAGGGAATGATTCATCGATTTTTGAACGAGCTGGATGGTATGAAGAAGCTGGCCAAGCCCTTCCAAAGCATAATATTCCGCTTGAATAGGAATCAAGACCTCGGTAACGGCACATAAGGCGTTCAAAACCAGTAAACCTAGGCTAGGGGCGCAATCAATGATGACGTAATCGTAATGCTTCGACGATGTTGAGATATACCTTTGAAGCTGTTGCTTCAAAAGCTCTGTCCGATTTTCCATATCGACTATTTCCAACTCGGCACCGCTGAGATCAATGCTGGAAGGGACGACATCGAGCGAGTCAAAGTCAGGACAGACCTCGACGGCATCAGCCATGTCGTATCTTCCTTCAATCACATCATAAACAGTCACGTCCTCCGGCCCGTGGGGGATACCCAAGGCGGTGGAAGCATTCCCCTGCGGATCCATATCGATGATAAGAACTTGCAAGCCACCCTCAGCGAAAGCAGCAGCAAGATTCACGGCAGAGGTTGTCTTACCGACTCCGCCCTTTTGATTTGAAACCGCAATATACCTGGTTTCTTTCGGGTGCTCGAATTTACTCCCTTTGAGTTTCTTCAGGCGAGCGTTCTCATTAGCCAGCTCACTACCAAATCCAGAATTCGAACCTTGGAAAATACGGTTAAGGATGTCCTGCGCAGACTCGAAAACCGGTTCGTCAGAAGCACTTCCCTCATTCTTCGAAGAAAATGTTTCACGTGAAACATCGGACATAGGACCCCCTTAAAACGACTACTCCATTCTTCTATATTTCATCGACACAAGCAAATCGGCCGAGCCGAATGTGGATAAGTCGGGCCGAAATAAGGCGGAAGTGATGAAAAATCGAAGTCAGCTTTATCAGAAAGCAAGTATGAGATCAAGAAAGATAAGGGGAGGGGATCAATTCAGGGGAAGGAAGAGAAAAGAGGTCAGCTAGGGAAGAGAGGAAGAGGAGCGGGAAGAAGATCAAGCCAGTGGAGAGGAAGAAAGCGGAGAGGGGAGAGGAAGGAGAAAAAGCTGGGGGAAGTGAAACGGTTGGACTCTTTGGAATCCTACTTTTTGGAGACAGTCACCACATGCGTTGGTTCAAGTCCTGGACCGATAGGAGCGAGATAGGCATGATAAGAATCAGCATGGTTTTTCCTGAGTTCTTTTTCGGCCTTATCAAGTTCCGCCTGCGCCGATTTCCCCTTGAGCGCGATCAAACGACCGCCTGGCACTAATAGGGGAAGGGTCATCCGAGCAAGTTTCGTCATCGGAGCGACAGCCCGGCAGGTGACGATATTGAAACCGGAGAAATACGGGTTCTCCTCTTGGAAGAGCTCCCAGGCATCAAAATAAGAGGTGTTCCTGTGAAGAGACAGCATCTTGTGGAACTGATTGGCATCTTCGGTATATTTGGCGTTCTCAGACTTGTCAATGTGATTTGCGTTGTTAACCGCGTCAACTGCGTTATTAATTGCATCAATATTCGGCGCCGTACCCGCTTTCTCCAGCTTTCCTATATTCTTGGCGGAGGCGGATCTGTCAAATTTCAGAGAGTTTTTGCCTTTTCCTCGAGTTTTCCCGGATTTTCCACCGGCTTTCCTCTTGAGGATGGCCTCCAGCTCCTCCGTGCGGGCGCGCACAATAGTGGCGTTATTCAAATCAAGTTCTTCCACCACTTCCTGAAGCCATTCGCAGCGTCGTTCCATCGGTTCAATAAGGAAGAACCTGACATGGGGGAGAAGGGCGGCAAGAACGATGCCAGGAAATCCACCACCAGAGCCGATATCTCCCACAATGGGAGCGTTTTCGCCATCAACTTCGCCCAAATAAAGCCGGGAAGGGATAGCATCCAAAGCCGTGCGAACGAAGGGGAGAAGGGCTGCGGAATTGAGGATATGCCGCTCCCAAATGATATCGACATCACGGGGACCAATCAGGCCGCGGGGTTCGCCTTCTTTTTCCAATTTCGCATGGAATCGCGTCAATTTCGCGGTCGCAGGGCCTAGAACCTGCTCAATGATGGGGGAGGAGTCCAGCTGATCGGCCACGCTTATTCGCCAGCCTCCTGCTCTTTGGCGGCTTCTTCAGACCCGTCATCCAAAGGAGCTTCCTGATCGAAAACAGCATCCGCATGATCATCATCGGAAGAATCGACATCGTCCTCATCAAAGTCATCCGACTCATCCGAATTGTCCGACTCGGCCGCCTCATTGATTTCGTCGATGTCGTCGACCTGATCAGTCGCGATTTCGCTGAAATTCATCTCTTCGTCATTAACGTCATTCGATTCATCCACAACACCAACTTCATCAATGGCATCAAGATCATTGACCTCATCAGCTTCGTCGGCCAGATCGCCATCATTCTGGGCCTTCATATAAATCGTCACATACCGCTTGGGCTCCACGCCATGCGACCTGGATTTGAGGCCTTCCTCCCGAACGACATCATGCACAATCTTGCGTTCGAAGGAATTCATATAACGAAGAGAGACGGGCTCCCCAGACTCCCGGACCTCATCCACGGCGTCCAGAGCAACATCCTCCAGATGCTTGCGCCGCCGGGACAAATACCCGTCCACATCCAGAATCAGACGGGAACGTTCGCCGGTCTTCTGCTGCACAGCCAGACGGGCCAGCTGCTGCAAGGCGTTGACCACCTCGCCATGGCGGCCAATCAGGTTCTTGATATCACGGTCATCGTCAGCGACGATCTCCACAGTCGGACGCCCATTGCGAACGGCCAGTTCAATATCGCCCTCATAATCGACGATATCCAAAAGACCTTCCAGGTAATCGGCCGCGATGTCGGCCTCGTCGTTCAACTGCTCGATGGAACGCTCTTCCTCGTCCGCCATATCAGCTCCTTGTTCCTGCTTTTGTCGAGTCTTCATACCGCCCGACCGCCATACAGCGCCATGCTGCATCAAGCCAGACAATGCCTATTCATCTAGTCTATATCAAGGGGAAGCGAAACTGGCGCAAAACGTCGGAATCCCGGAAAGCCCGGACCAGATGAAGTCCACGTCCCAGGCCTTACCAGGCTTTGGCAGACCCCTACGTGCGCTTCTACTTGCGCTTTTTGCGGACCGGCTGTTTGCGTTGATGTCCCTCGCTCTTCAGCCGTTCCTCTTCTTCCTTGGCCTTGAGCAGGGCTTCCTCTTCTATGGAGATCTCCCCGGCCCGCTTGCGGCGAGCGGTCTCGCGCTTATAATCGCGCTTCTCTTTGGCCTCGGCGGCGGGGGAGCCAGGAGTAGGCATATTGTAGGTCTGCCAGAAGGTCTGTCCCAAAGTCCAGATGTTGTTGGTCAGCCAGTAGACCAGGACGGCGAAGGGGAAGGCGATACCGGAGAAGATGTACATGACCGGGAAGATGAAAGACATCATCATCTGGGTGCGGTAAGACCGGCCTTGCATGGATGCGCGAGGCATGTTCCGGCGGGTGTTGTGCCACTGGGAGTAGAACATGGTGAAGCACATGAGGGCCACGAAAATGCCGATGGTGATTTTTCCGCCAGGATTCGCCGTGGTGAACATGGAGGACAGGGTGATGTTGAAAACCCGAGCCTGAGCGAATTCAGTGGAAACAGCCTTATCAAAAGCGCCGAGAGGACCACGGGCCCCGTTGGAGATATAAGTGACCATGGAAAGGGTATAGAACATGGCCATGAAGACGGGGGACTGGATGAGGGCGGGAATGCAGGACCCGGCAGGGTTCACATGATTGTCCTGGTAGATCTTCATGGTTTCCCGGCTCATGGCTTCACGGCTGGCTGGGTCGGTCTTCCCCTTGTACTTGTTCTGGATTTTCTGCAGTTGGGGTTGGACTGCCTGCATATTCCGCATGGAGACCATCTGTTTGATGAAGAGGGGAAGAATCAGCAGGCGGACAAGCACCACCAGAAGCATGACGGAGATCACCCAGGCGATTCCTTGCTGCCCTCGAAGGCCGATGTTGGTCAGAATGTCATGAAAGAATTTGATGATGTAGGTCATCGCGATTTCGAGCGGTCGCAGAATCTTGTAGATCCAGCCGAAGAAGCCTTGATCGAGAGCCATGAAATCCCCTTAGTAGTTACGTTTCTTAATTCGTCCGATCATGTCGATCGTGAAAAATCCGGTGATAAGAATCAGCTTTCAGGTCTAAGGCCCGATTATACATGAACGCCTGGTTCTGCTTGGT
Encoded proteins:
- a CDS encoding 16S rRNA (guanine(527)-N(7))-methyltransferase RsmG, with the protein product MADQLDSSPIIEQVLGPATAKLTRFHAKLEKEGEPRGLIGPRDVDIIWERHILNSAALLPFVRTALDAIPSRLYLGEVDGENAPIVGDIGSGGGFPGIVLAALLPHVRFFLIEPMERRCEWLQEVVEELDLNNATIVRARTEELEAILKRKAGGKSGKTRGKGKNSLKFDRSASAKNIGKLEKAGTAPNIDAINNAVDAVNNANHIDKSENAKYTEDANQFHKMLSLHRNTSYFDAWELFQEENPYFSGFNIVTCRAVAPMTKLARMTLPLLVPGGRLIALKGKSAQAELDKAEKELRKNHADSYHAYLAPIGPGLEPTHVVTVSKK
- a CDS encoding ParA family protein, with protein sequence MSDVSRETFSSKNEGSASDEPVFESAQDILNRIFQGSNSGFGSELANENARLKKLKGSKFEHPKETRYIAVSNQKGGVGKTTSAVNLAAAFAEGGLQVLIIDMDPQGNASTALGIPHGPEDVTVYDVIEGRYDMADAVEVCPDFDSLDVVPSSIDLSGAELEIVDMENRTELLKQQLQRYISTSSKHYDYVIIDCAPSLGLLVLNALCAVTEVLIPIQAEYYALEGLGQLLHTIQLVQKSMNHSLIISTMIVTMFDKRTLLSREVYDEIKQHYKDIVLKTTIPRSVRISEAPSFNQSVITYDSRGNGAIAYREAALEINRNSKKILALLHEKGHKNA
- the yidC gene encoding membrane protein insertase YidC, which codes for MALDQGFFGWIYKILRPLEIAMTYIIKFFHDILTNIGLRGQQGIAWVISVMLLVVLVRLLILPLFIKQMVSMRNMQAVQPQLQKIQNKYKGKTDPASREAMSRETMKIYQDNHVNPAGSCIPALIQSPVFMAMFYTLSMVTYISNGARGPLGAFDKAVSTEFAQARVFNITLSSMFTTANPGGKITIGIFVALMCFTMFYSQWHNTRRNMPRASMQGRSYRTQMMMSFIFPVMYIFSGIAFPFAVLVYWLTNNIWTLGQTFWQTYNMPTPGSPAAEAKEKRDYKRETARRKRAGEISIEEEALLKAKEEEERLKSEGHQRKQPVRKKRK